A region of Aliivibrio fischeri DNA encodes the following proteins:
- a CDS encoding glycoside hydrolase family 13 protein: protein MITKAAIYHRSHSSYSYAYNKDTLHLRIRTAKGEVDNATLRIGDPYDWTFGGGGGNLNAEDASGWTGGSNLPMIKECETELFDYWFCEAQPRFYRARYAFLLEGKDSEKLLVSEKLITQITDDADPILSQLLNFYCFPYMNPTDVFTAPDWVKETIWYQIFPERFANGDPSISPKNVLPWGSEDPKTNSFFGGDLQGVIDHLDYLQDLSITGIYFTPITQGETNHKYDTTDYLKVDPAFGSDETVHTLIDEAHKRGMKVMLDAVFNHIGANSIQWQDVIKHGKDSQYIDWFYVEQFPLIDKSKKAYHSKEQLNYRAFAFAQNMPKLNTENPEVIEYLIEVGRYWVKNFDIDAWRLDVANEVDQRFWRRFRDELKAIKPELYILGEVWHDSMNWLGGDQFDGVMNYPLADAMLGFFAHDNLSANQFKFAVNDVNANYPINVNEVAFSLLDSHDTPRIINRCNGNKEKAKLAYLFQFTHSGTPCIYYGGEIGLDGGADPLNRKCMIWDERQHDMNMKHHIMQLIKLRKAHPALRAHAINWLVVDDEHQCFIYQKEYQGERIIIAMNNSNAPACMTLPSEWRDQEVTDIYHETAVKLTQSLTVPAFGFAVYQI, encoded by the coding sequence ATGATTACAAAAGCAGCGATTTATCATCGATCTCACTCTAGTTATTCTTATGCATATAATAAGGACACGCTTCATTTGCGAATTCGTACCGCAAAAGGAGAAGTGGACAATGCGACACTAAGAATTGGCGACCCATACGATTGGACTTTTGGTGGCGGTGGCGGCAATTTAAATGCAGAAGACGCAAGCGGCTGGACAGGTGGAAGCAACTTACCCATGATAAAAGAGTGTGAAACAGAACTATTTGACTACTGGTTTTGTGAAGCACAACCTCGCTTTTATCGTGCACGTTACGCTTTCCTTCTTGAAGGCAAAGACAGTGAAAAATTACTGGTAAGCGAAAAACTCATCACTCAAATAACCGATGATGCCGATCCAATACTCAGTCAATTACTGAATTTTTATTGCTTCCCATACATGAACCCAACCGATGTGTTTACTGCACCTGACTGGGTTAAAGAAACCATTTGGTATCAAATTTTCCCAGAGCGTTTTGCTAATGGTGATCCATCTATCTCACCAAAAAATGTACTGCCTTGGGGATCTGAAGATCCAAAAACCAACAGTTTCTTTGGTGGCGATTTACAAGGGGTTATTGATCATCTTGATTACCTGCAAGATCTTAGTATTACTGGTATTTATTTCACACCTATCACTCAAGGTGAAACGAACCATAAATACGACACCACCGATTATTTAAAAGTAGACCCTGCTTTTGGTAGTGATGAAACGGTTCATACTTTAATAGATGAAGCACATAAACGTGGCATGAAAGTCATGCTAGATGCCGTATTTAATCATATCGGTGCTAATTCAATTCAGTGGCAAGATGTCATTAAACATGGAAAAGACTCTCAATACATCGATTGGTTTTATGTCGAGCAATTTCCACTGATCGATAAGTCAAAAAAAGCGTACCACAGTAAAGAGCAATTAAATTATCGTGCCTTTGCTTTTGCGCAAAACATGCCAAAACTCAATACAGAAAATCCAGAAGTGATTGAATACCTAATTGAAGTTGGCCGCTACTGGGTGAAAAACTTTGACATTGATGCATGGCGTTTAGATGTAGCAAACGAAGTTGATCAACGTTTTTGGCGACGCTTCCGTGATGAACTAAAAGCCATCAAACCTGAGTTATATATTTTAGGTGAAGTGTGGCACGACTCAATGAACTGGCTAGGTGGTGATCAGTTTGATGGCGTAATGAATTACCCATTAGCGGATGCCATGTTAGGCTTTTTTGCCCATGACAACCTAAGTGCAAATCAGTTTAAATTTGCGGTAAATGACGTTAATGCCAACTACCCTATTAACGTGAATGAAGTGGCCTTTTCATTACTTGATAGCCACGATACACCACGCATTATTAACCGATGCAACGGCAATAAAGAGAAAGCGAAGTTAGCCTATTTATTCCAATTCACTCACAGTGGTACGCCTTGTATTTATTACGGTGGTGAAATTGGGCTAGATGGCGGTGCTGATCCGCTTAACCGAAAATGCATGATTTGGGATGAACGTCAGCATGATATGAACATGAAACATCACATAATGCAGCTCATCAAACTACGTAAAGCTCACCCAGCGTTACGTGCTCATGCCATAAACTGGCTTGTGGTTGACGATGAACACCAGTGCTTTATCTACCAAAAAGAATATCAGGGTGAACGTATTATTATTGCTATGAACAACAGTAATGCCCCCGCTTGTATGACGCTTCCTAGTGAGTGGCGTGATCAAGAGGTCACCGATATTTATCATGAAACCGCCGTTAAATTAACGCAAAGTTTGACGGTACCTGCATTTGGCTTTGCTGTTTATCAGATTTAA
- a CDS encoding LysR family transcriptional regulator, with translation MFKLMLQFIQVAKAQNVTQAANTLCLSQPTLSHNMQKLEEKLGSKLFYRNSKGITLTSSGEVLYEQAKMMQHLYENTLHKLEKNKLRHQTELKIGCGDAWWHLFVRDCVQDFRDTNPHSNITIDVGDHLQLMNLLLSDEISIFVGHEILGLAQYEDILFHPLFSSHEEVYVRKDHPLLERVCSDEDIARFPSVDLGASKKRYAHLVQQQNNELSTFQKRHYLQEKVIYNTNSLLTALDLLQNSDAILPYPVGMKAYFEGFGIVPLKMKKCFGKATIGAYLHKDGQQNKQSIALLEQFKELIKNNPQIKGKE, from the coding sequence ATGTTTAAATTAATGCTTCAATTCATACAAGTTGCAAAAGCACAAAACGTTACGCAAGCGGCGAACACCTTATGCTTAAGCCAACCGACGTTAAGTCATAATATGCAGAAGCTAGAGGAAAAGTTGGGAAGCAAGCTGTTTTATCGCAATTCAAAAGGGATCACCCTCACCTCCAGTGGCGAAGTGCTCTACGAGCAAGCCAAAATGATGCAGCATTTATACGAAAATACCCTTCATAAATTAGAAAAAAATAAGTTACGGCACCAAACGGAATTAAAAATTGGTTGCGGTGATGCTTGGTGGCATCTATTTGTTCGTGACTGTGTTCAAGATTTTAGAGATACCAACCCTCACAGTAATATCACCATTGATGTTGGTGACCATTTACAGTTAATGAACTTGCTCCTCAGTGATGAAATCAGTATTTTTGTCGGCCATGAAATATTAGGTCTGGCTCAATACGAAGATATCCTTTTCCACCCTCTATTTAGTAGTCATGAAGAAGTGTATGTTCGAAAAGATCATCCACTCTTAGAGCGAGTATGTAGTGACGAAGATATTGCCCGTTTTCCTTCAGTTGATTTAGGGGCATCAAAAAAACGCTATGCGCATCTCGTGCAGCAACAAAATAATGAATTAAGTACCTTTCAAAAACGACACTACCTGCAAGAAAAAGTGATTTACAACACCAACTCCTTATTAACGGCTCTTGATTTACTGCAAAATAGTGACGCTATTTTACCTTACCCAGTAGGCATGAAAGCGTATTTTGAAGGCTTTGGGATTGTGCCGTTAAAAATGAAAAAATGCTTTGGTAAAGCGACGATTGGCGCTTATCTGCATAAAGATGGGCAGCAAAATAAACAAAGTATTGCGCTATTAGAACAATTTAAAGAGTTAATAAAAAATAATCCTCAAATTAAAGGCAAAGAATAG
- a CDS encoding cytochrome-c peroxidase, with protein MKKIGLVVGLGVVAYLGTVYIVDSSDEALSQRKLAQAQIKDDPISSAAFKVLTENGCGYCHTENSEMPFYANFPIAKQIMQKDVESGLRHFQFDDVLNSFQVGNEVSDVALAKISGVLNDESMPPKAYLSMHWRSSLSNEEKHTLRAWIKQEQKNKHSLASSEYKYEAVQPINAHVTVDEQKVALGDALYHDKRLSGDNTVACSSCHSLSTGGVDRLTTSTGINGSKGPINAPTVFNSSYNIHQFWDGRANDLQEQAGGPPMNPIEMGSASWEQITGKLELDEEMKATFAKIYPDGITGENITDAIAEFEKTLITPNSRFDQFLKGDALALNEQEQHGYELFKQNKCSTCHAGQAMGGQTFEVMGLKADYFGERGNVSEVDNGRFNVTSKAHDMNRFKVPTLRNIALTAPYFHDGSAETLDDAVAAMAQYQVGVTLSKSEVEDISAYLKTLTGEYKGEMLN; from the coding sequence ATGAAAAAAATAGGATTAGTAGTTGGTTTAGGCGTCGTTGCTTATCTTGGAACGGTTTACATTGTTGATTCATCAGATGAAGCGCTTAGCCAAAGAAAATTAGCTCAAGCACAGATTAAAGATGACCCAATCTCTTCTGCTGCGTTTAAAGTATTAACAGAGAACGGCTGTGGTTACTGCCATACTGAAAATAGCGAAATGCCTTTTTATGCTAACTTTCCAATCGCTAAACAGATCATGCAAAAAGATGTGGAGAGTGGACTACGTCATTTCCAATTTGATGATGTATTAAATAGTTTTCAAGTTGGCAATGAAGTTTCAGATGTTGCCTTAGCTAAAATCAGTGGTGTATTGAATGATGAATCAATGCCACCAAAAGCGTATTTGTCGATGCACTGGAGATCAAGTTTATCTAATGAAGAAAAACATACTCTACGCGCTTGGATAAAGCAGGAACAAAAGAATAAACACTCATTGGCTAGTAGTGAATATAAATACGAAGCGGTTCAACCGATTAACGCACATGTCACTGTAGATGAGCAAAAAGTGGCATTAGGTGATGCGTTATACCATGATAAACGTCTCTCTGGTGATAACACGGTAGCTTGTTCTAGCTGTCATTCACTGTCAACGGGCGGAGTAGATAGATTAACTACATCAACTGGTATTAATGGTTCAAAAGGCCCAATTAATGCGCCGACGGTGTTTAACTCATCTTATAATATCCACCAATTCTGGGATGGTCGTGCGAATGACTTACAAGAGCAAGCGGGTGGACCACCGATGAATCCTATCGAGATGGGTTCTGCATCATGGGAGCAAATTACAGGTAAGCTTGAACTTGATGAAGAGATGAAAGCGACCTTTGCTAAGATTTACCCTGATGGGATCACGGGTGAAAACATCACCGATGCGATTGCTGAGTTTGAGAAAACCTTGATCACTCCGAATAGCCGATTTGACCAATTCTTAAAAGGCGATGCATTAGCATTAAATGAGCAAGAGCAACACGGCTATGAATTATTTAAACAAAACAAATGTTCGACGTGTCATGCTGGTCAAGCAATGGGTGGACAAACGTTTGAAGTCATGGGATTAAAAGCGGATTACTTTGGTGAGCGAGGTAATGTATCTGAGGTGGATAATGGTCGTTTTAATGTGACGAGTAAAGCACATGATATGAACCGTTTTAAAGTTCCGACGTTAAGAAATATTGCACTAACAGCACCTTATTTCCATGATGGTAGTGCCGAAACACTAGATGACGCAGTTGCTGCAATGGCGCAATACCAAGTTGGTGTGACTTTATCTAAAAGTGAAGTTGAAGATATTAGCGCTTATTTGAAAACCTTAACTGGTGAGTACAAAGGTGAAATGCTGAATTAA
- the pdxY gene encoding pyridoxal kinase PdxY, translating into MKRILSIQSHVVFGCAGNSAAVFPMRRMGMEVWPINTVQFSNHTQYQQGWKGIAMPAGHISELVDGLSAIEATQVCDAVLSGYLGSAAQGQEIVTAVNKIKQDNPNAIYFCDPVMGHPEKGCIVAPEVETFFKESALSSADIIAPNLLELESLTGMTINTLEQVIEANNQLLEKGVKMVVVKHLSRAGIQKDRFEMLLTTEDGSYHVSRPLYDFDAKRQPVGAGDLISGVMLANLMAGYSPIDAFERTNAAVDSVMQETFNRGAYELQLIASQERFNAPEIIVKAEKVA; encoded by the coding sequence ATGAAACGTATTCTTTCCATTCAGTCTCATGTGGTATTTGGTTGCGCAGGCAACAGTGCTGCGGTTTTTCCAATGCGAAGAATGGGAATGGAAGTATGGCCTATTAATACGGTACAGTTTTCAAATCACACACAATACCAACAAGGTTGGAAAGGCATCGCAATGCCTGCTGGCCACATTTCAGAATTAGTTGATGGTTTATCAGCAATTGAAGCGACTCAAGTTTGTGATGCCGTGTTAAGTGGTTACTTAGGATCAGCAGCACAAGGTCAGGAGATTGTCACTGCGGTAAACAAAATCAAACAAGATAATCCAAACGCAATTTACTTCTGTGATCCGGTAATGGGTCATCCAGAAAAAGGCTGCATTGTTGCTCCTGAAGTAGAAACCTTCTTTAAAGAATCAGCTTTAAGTTCTGCGGATATTATCGCGCCTAATTTATTAGAACTAGAAAGCTTAACTGGCATGACAATTAACACCTTAGAGCAAGTGATTGAAGCGAATAATCAATTACTTGAGAAGGGCGTTAAAATGGTGGTGGTTAAACATTTAAGCCGTGCTGGTATTCAAAAAGATCGTTTTGAAATGTTATTAACGACTGAAGATGGAAGCTACCATGTTTCTCGTCCTTTATATGATTTTGATGCAAAGCGTCAACCAGTAGGTGCAGGTGACTTAATCAGTGGTGTGATGCTTGCGAATTTAATGGCTGGTTACTCTCCAATTGATGCGTTTGAACGTACTAATGCTGCAGTTGATTCTGTTATGCAAGAAACCTTCAATCGCGGCGCGTATGAACTGCAACTTATCGCATCACAAGAACGTTTTAATGCTCCTGAAATTATCGTAAAAGCAGAAAAAGTCGCGTAA